Part of the Desulfolutivibrio sulfoxidireducens genome is shown below.
AAAAGCTAAAAGATATTTTTTTGGAGATTAAATGTGATCAGCTATTTATTAATTTGACGACAGGTGGTGGAAAAAATTCTCCGGGTCCATTAAATTCACGTATTAATTTTGTTACAAAAAAATTAATCGAACATGGATATTCTCGAGATTAGGGCTCAACTTGAGTCAAACCAGGCTTGGCGGAGGGAAGAAATTCTTTTCTTCCAAAATCATGCTGCTAAACTTTCCTCAAAGGAGGAAACGGAGAAATTTTACCGTGCGGTAGTTCTTTTACTCTATGCTCATTTTGAGGGATATTGTAAATTTTCTTTTGCTTTATATATAGATACCATCAACAAATTAAGCATTAATTTTTCAGAAGCGAACTATTGCATAGCAGCGATTTCACTTTCAAAACTTTTTAAAGCACTACGTTACCCAAATTCAAAATGCAAAGAATTTAGAAATATACTCCCTGATGATTCAAAATTGCATCTTTTTGCCCGTAATAAAGAATTTGTTGAAAATTATCAGGAATTATGCACAGGATTGATATCGATACCTGAAAATGCTATTGACTTAGAGTCAAACATCAATCCAAGTGTTCTTCGCAAAGCTCTTTTTCAATTAGGCTTTCCCTATGACGCATTTGTTGAATTTGAAGGAAAAATAGATTATTTGCTTCAAATTCGCAATAAAATTGCTCACGGACAAGAAAGGTCAGGAATTTCTTCTAAGCGATATTTTGACTTGAGAGACTCAATTTTTAAAATTATGGATGAAATTACTTTATTTGTTACCAAATCGTTAAAAAATAAAAATTACTTAAACGATGAGACTTGCAAAAAGGGAAAAAGTATTGAAGAAGAAACAGCTTGAAATCAAGACTCATCTTAGAACCATTGAGTTTCTGATTGCTCTTCTTTATATCTAAATAAAGTCAAATATTTCAAATTGTTAACTTTATTATATTGAAATAGTAGTATTTTCTGCCTCCCTGCCCAAAATCTCACTTCATGATCTCCAGCCAACTTCGCCAACACGCGCCAACACAAAAAATTTCCTCTTTCTCCCCGGGCCAATCTTGACTTCCCCACTAGTTTGGGGCAAGAAACCCATTCCCGTTTGGCTTTTAGGACCGTAGCTCAGGGGGAGAGCGCTTGCTTGACACGCAAGAGGTCAGGAGTTCAAATCTCCTCGGTCCTACCATGTGAATCCGGGGAGGCCCTGGCCTCCCCTTCTTTATCGTGATGGCGTCCACAAGACGCGCGGGCGGTTGCCGCCCGGGGAGATGGTGCCGTGCAGGTCCGGGTCGAGGACAAAAACGTGGAAGCCGCGCCTGGGGAATCCTGCGGCCAGGTGTTGGCGAAAGCCCTTTCCGGAAAACGCGTCAAGAATACCTTGCTGTGCCGCTGCGGCCAGACCCTCCTGGACCTGGCCACCCCCATCCCCGAAGACTGTCGCGAGCTCGAGCCCGTGGCCCCCGACGCCCCCGAAGGCCTTGAGGTCATCCGCCACTCCGCGGCCCACATCATGGCCGAGGCCGTCAAAAAGCTCTTTCCCTCGGTCAAGGTGACCATCGGCCCGGCCATCGAAAACGGCTTCTACTACGACTTCGCCTTCGACCGCCCCTTCACCCCCGAGGACCTCACGGCCATCGAGGCCGAGATGCATCGAGCCGTGGCCCTAAACGCCCCTTTTACGCGTCGCGAGGTCCCGCGCCAGGAGGCCCGGGAGCTTTTCACCGGCCAGGGCGAGGACTACAAGGTCGAGATTCTCGACGAGATCGCCAAGGGCGACATGGTCTCGCTGTACACCAACGGCGAATTCACCGACCTGTGCCGCGGGCCGCACATCCCGTCCTCCGGACACCTCAAGGCCTTCAAGCTGTTGTCCGTGGCCGGGGCCTACTGGCGCGGCGACGAAAAACGGCCCATGCTCCAGCGCATCTACGGCACGGCCTTCGCCTCGGACAAGGATTTGAAGACCTACCTCCATCATCTGGAGGAGGCCAAAAAGCGCGACCATCGCCGCATCGGCACCCAGCTCGACCTGTTCAGCTTCTCGGACGAGGCCGGCCCGGGCATGGCCATCTGGCACCCCAAGGGCGAGCTTGTGCGCACCATCCTTGAGGATTTCGAGCGCCGGGAACATCTCAAGCGCGGCTACCACCTTGTGCGCGGCCCGCAGATCTTGAAGCGCGAACTCTGGGAGCGTTCCGGGCATTACGAGAATTACCGCGAGAACATGTATTTCACGGCCATCGACGAGCAGGTCTACGGCATCAAGCCCATGAACTGTCTGGCCCACATGCTCATCTACAAGTCGAAGGTCCGCAGCTACCGCGACCTGCCGCTTCGCTACTTCGAGCTCGGCGTGGTGCATCGCCACGAGAAATCCGGCGTGCTGCACGGCCTTTTGCGGGTGCGCCAGTTCACCCAGGACGACGCCCACATCCTGTGCCGGCCGGACCAGCTTCTGGAGGAGATCACCGGCATCGTCAGGTTCGTGCAGGACGTGGTGGGGATTTTCGAGTTCGATTTCGAGGTGGAACTGTCCACGCGGCCGGAAAAGTCCATCGGCAGCGACGAGGACTGGGACCGGGCCACCACGGCCCTGACCGAGGCCCTGGACGCCCTGGGACTGCCGTACGAGATCAACGCGGGCGACGGCGCGTTCTATGGTCCCAAGATTGACATCAAGCTCAAGGATGCCTTAGAGCGCCGGTGGCAGTGCGCGACCATACAGTGCGATTTCACCTTGCCCGAACGCTTTGATCTGGTTTACACCGATACGGATGGGAGCCGGAAACGGCCGGTCATGCTGCATCGGGTGATCCTGGGCGCGGTGGAGCGCTTTTTGGGCGTTTTGATCGAGCACACCGCCGGGGCCTTGCCCGTGTGGCTGTCGCCGGTGCAGGCGAAAATCCTCACCGTGACCGACGCCCAGGACGAATTCGCCCGGTCGGTGCTGGCCCGGCTTCACGAGGCCGGCATCCGGGCGGAACTCGATGATCGCAACGAAAAGCTGGGCTACAAGGTACGCGAGGCCCAGATGGAAAAGATCCCCTACATGCTGGTGGTCGGGGACAAGGAGAAGGAGCTCGGCGGGGTCAACGTCCGTCCGCGGTCCGGGGAAAACCTGGGCCTGAAGTCGTTGGACGAGGTCGTGCTCATGATCCAGGCCGACTGCCAGGAACCATTTAAGCGTGGAGGTATGAGCTATAAATTCTGCTCCCAGTGAACCCCGGTGCAACCACAGGATTCGCGCCCGCGAAGTGCGGGTCATCGCGGATGACGGCCAACAGGTGGGCATTATCCTCACGTCCGAGGCCCTGCGCATGGCCCAGGAGCGGGGACTTGATCTGGTGGAGGTGGCGCCTGGCGCCGAACCGCCGGTCTGCCGCATCATGGATTTCGGGAAATTCAAGTATCAGCAGCAAAAAAAGCAGCAGGAAGCCCGAAAAAAACAGACCGTCATCCAGCTCAAGGAAATAAAGGTCCGCCCGAAGACCGACGAACACGACTATCAGACCAAGCTCAAGCATATCCGGCGGTTTCTCGATGCCGGAGACCGCTGCAAGGTCACCGTGTTTTTCCGGGGCCGCGAAATCGTGCACAAGGACCGGGGGCTGACCATTTTGTCCCGGATCGTCGAGGACCTGGGCGAACTGGCCAAGATGGAGCAGGAGCCCAAGAGCGAGGGGCGCACCATGACCATGCTTCTGGCCCCGCAACCTAAAAAGTGATCCCCCGGACACCGCCAGGGTTCGGGAGTCTATAAAGGAGTTCGCACATGCCCAAGATGAAAACCAACAGGAGCGCCGCAAAGCGCTTCGGCACCACCGGCAGCGGCAAGTTCAAGCGGCGCCGGCAGAATCTGCGGCACATTCTGACCAAGAAAAGCGCCAAGCGGACGCGCCGGCTGGGGCAGGGCACGCTGGTCGATTCGGCCAACGTCAAGGCCGTGAAAAAGCTTCTGCCCTACGCCTAGTCGCGCCTTCACGCCATGCGGCGTGATGTGACGTAACCGAGTGGTCCCGGGCACTCCCCCAAAGACCCTCGCCATTCCCCCACACGCGCCACGGCGGCCTTCTGGGCCGCGCGGCCGGGGAGGGCGCGACCCCGCGCCTGGACACGATATCGCGGAAAAGGCCCTCGCCTTCCGCCCAAGGAGAGAAGACAATGCGCGTAAAAAGAGGTCAGGCCGCCCACAAGCGGCATAACAAATACCTGAAGCTGGCCAAGGGCTATGTCGGAGCCCGCAGCAAGCTGTACGAAACCGCGCGCGAGAGCGTGGAGCGGTCCCTGGCGTATGCCTATCGCGACCGCAAGACCAAAAAGCGCGAGTTCCGCAAGCTGTGGATCATGCGCATCAACGCCGCCGCCCGCGAGCACGGCATGTCCTATAGCGTGTTCATTCGCGGCCTGGCCCTGGCCGGGGTGGAACTGGACCGCAAGGTTCTGGCCGATCTGGCCGTGCGTGAAAAAGACAGCTTCGGCAAACTCGTGGAGCTGGCTAAAGCCCAGGTGGCTTAGACGTGTCCGCGCCTTCGCTTCTATGCGAACTGGACAGCCTGGTCGGGGAGTGCCTGGCACGCCTCGACCAGGCTTCGACGTTCGAGGACCTCGAAGAGGTCCGGGTGGCCTATCTCGGCCGCAAGGGACGCCTGGCCCAGGCCATGGCCCTTTTGCCGTCCCTGTCCGCCGACGAACGCCGCCAGGCCGGGCAGGCCGCCAACCGGGCCAAGGAGACCCTGGCCGGGCGACACGACGAGCGTCTGGCCGACCTGTCCCGGGCCGAAAACGCGGCCCGGCTGGCCGCCTTCGATCCCACCCTGCCGGGACGCGCGCCCTTCGCCGGAAGCCGGCATCCCGTGAACATCGTCACCGCCGACATCTGTCGGACCTTCGAGGCCCTGGGCTATGACATCGTGGCCGGGCCCGAGATCGAGACCGACTATTACAACTTCGAGGCCCTGAACATGCCCCCCGAGCATCCGGCCCGGGACATGCAGGACACCCTGTACATCTCCGATTCCATTGTCCTGCGCACCCACACCTCGCCGCTTCAGGTGCGCACCATGCTGTCCAAGAAGCCGCCCGTGGCCGTGGTCGCCCCGGGCAAGGTCTACCGCCGCGACTCGGATCTGACCCACACCCCCATGTTCCATCAGATCGAGGGGCTCTACGTGGACCGCGACGTGTCCATGGCCGACCTGCGCGGCACCCTGACCCATTTCGTGCGGGCCATCTTCGGCCCCGGGACCAACGTGCGTTTCCGCCCGAGCTTTTTCCCCTTCACCGAGCCCAGCGCCGAGGTGGACATCTCCTGTGTCATCTGCGGCGGCACGGGCGCGGCCGGGACCGAGACCTGCCGGGTGTGCAAGGGCACGGGCTGGGTGGAGATCCTGGGCTGCGGCATGGTCGACCCCAACGTGTTTCGAAGCGTCGGCTACGACCCGGAGACGTATACCGGGTTCGCCTTCGGCATGGGCGTGGAGCGGGTGGCCATGCTCAAGTACGGCATCGGCGACCTGCGCATGTTCTTCGAAAACGACATCCGCTTCCTGAGCCAGTTCGCGTAGG
Proteins encoded:
- a CDS encoding MAE_28990/MAE_18760 family HEPN-like nuclease, whose protein sequence is MDILEIRAQLESNQAWRREEILFFQNHAAKLSSKEETEKFYRAVVLLLYAHFEGYCKFSFALYIDTINKLSINFSEANYCIAAISLSKLFKALRYPNSKCKEFRNILPDDSKLHLFARNKEFVENYQELCTGLISIPENAIDLESNINPSVLRKALFQLGFPYDAFVEFEGKIDYLLQIRNKIAHGQERSGISSKRYFDLRDSIFKIMDEITLFVTKSLKNKNYLNDETCKKGKSIEEETA
- the thrS gene encoding threonine--tRNA ligase, with the translated sequence MQVRVEDKNVEAAPGESCGQVLAKALSGKRVKNTLLCRCGQTLLDLATPIPEDCRELEPVAPDAPEGLEVIRHSAAHIMAEAVKKLFPSVKVTIGPAIENGFYYDFAFDRPFTPEDLTAIEAEMHRAVALNAPFTRREVPRQEARELFTGQGEDYKVEILDEIAKGDMVSLYTNGEFTDLCRGPHIPSSGHLKAFKLLSVAGAYWRGDEKRPMLQRIYGTAFASDKDLKTYLHHLEEAKKRDHRRIGTQLDLFSFSDEAGPGMAIWHPKGELVRTILEDFERREHLKRGYHLVRGPQILKRELWERSGHYENYRENMYFTAIDEQVYGIKPMNCLAHMLIYKSKVRSYRDLPLRYFELGVVHRHEKSGVLHGLLRVRQFTQDDAHILCRPDQLLEEITGIVRFVQDVVGIFEFDFEVELSTRPEKSIGSDEDWDRATTALTEALDALGLPYEINAGDGAFYGPKIDIKLKDALERRWQCATIQCDFTLPERFDLVYTDTDGSRKRPVMLHRVILGAVERFLGVLIEHTAGALPVWLSPVQAKILTVTDAQDEFARSVLARLHEAGIRAELDDRNEKLGYKVREAQMEKIPYMLVVGDKEKELGGVNVRPRSGENLGLKSLDEVVLMIQADCQEPFKRGGMSYKFCSQ
- the infC gene encoding translation initiation factor IF-3, coding for MNSAPSEPRCNHRIRAREVRVIADDGQQVGIILTSEALRMAQERGLDLVEVAPGAEPPVCRIMDFGKFKYQQQKKQQEARKKQTVIQLKEIKVRPKTDEHDYQTKLKHIRRFLDAGDRCKVTVFFRGREIVHKDRGLTILSRIVEDLGELAKMEQEPKSEGRTMTMLLAPQPKK
- the rpmI gene encoding 50S ribosomal protein L35, producing MPKMKTNRSAAKRFGTTGSGKFKRRRQNLRHILTKKSAKRTRRLGQGTLVDSANVKAVKKLLPYA
- the rplT gene encoding 50S ribosomal protein L20, giving the protein MRVKRGQAAHKRHNKYLKLAKGYVGARSKLYETARESVERSLAYAYRDRKTKKREFRKLWIMRINAAAREHGMSYSVFIRGLALAGVELDRKVLADLAVREKDSFGKLVELAKAQVA
- a CDS encoding phenylalanine--tRNA ligase subunit alpha is translated as MSAPSLLCELDSLVGECLARLDQASTFEDLEEVRVAYLGRKGRLAQAMALLPSLSADERRQAGQAANRAKETLAGRHDERLADLSRAENAARLAAFDPTLPGRAPFAGSRHPVNIVTADICRTFEALGYDIVAGPEIETDYYNFEALNMPPEHPARDMQDTLYISDSIVLRTHTSPLQVRTMLSKKPPVAVVAPGKVYRRDSDLTHTPMFHQIEGLYVDRDVSMADLRGTLTHFVRAIFGPGTNVRFRPSFFPFTEPSAEVDISCVICGGTGAAGTETCRVCKGTGWVEILGCGMVDPNVFRSVGYDPETYTGFAFGMGVERVAMLKYGIGDLRMFFENDIRFLSQFA